The window CGTTTGAGGGGTGATGATGATGTTAGATCGTTTTGATGTATTAGTAAAGGAACAAATGAAAACGATGGAGAAACTGTTGTTATTGCAACAGGAAATAGAGCGGTGCCAGCTAATGGAGAAAGAATTAAAAGAACTTCAGGATATTGCCGGAATGGAAAACCTTGAAAGTGAAATGGACGAGATGAGAAAAAAATTAAAGGAAATACAAAAGGTCTTTGAAGCCCAAACGGATGAAGTGATTCGTACTTATCAAGAGCAAACAGGCGTGAAATTATGAGCGGCGGCGAAAACCGTGGCTCTTTTGTTTTAATTTTAATGGTGAATCGTTATAATATGAAAGTAGAATTGTTTTTTCCTCCTCTTAGGGAAAAGACTGGTGAAATTTTTTTGATACGAAAGTAGGGGACAATCATGGTATTTCCCGCTGAAGGAGAAACCATACAAATTCATAGTTATAAACATGACGGCCATATTCATCGGATTTGGGAAGAAACGTTGGTTTTAAAAGCGACAGAACGTCTTGTCATTGGAGGCAATGACCGAACCATCGTTACGGAGTCCGACGGCAGAACATGGATGACAAGAGAGCCGGCCATTTGTTATTTTCATGCTGAGCATTGGTTCAATATTATTTGTATGATAAGAGAAGATGGGATCTATTACTACTGCAATTTAAGTTCTCCGTTTGTTTATGACTATGAAGCGTTAAAGTATATTGATTATGATCTCGACATTAAAGTGTTTCCCGATATGACCTACTCCCTCCTGGATGAAGATGAATACGCTGAACATCGAAAGCAAATGGGTTATCCTGATGTGATTGACCATATTTTAAAGCGGAATGTGGACAAGCTAATCAAATGGATTGAACAGCGCAAAGGTCCATTTGCACCTGATTTTGTAGACATATGGTACGATAAATATCTTTTCTTAAATAAAAGAAGGTATGGGGTCTGATCCTAAAGATGAGTCAGCCCCTTTTTCCATGGAAAAATAAAGAAGAATATTGATTTTTTGATGTAAGGAGCATTCCTGTTAGAAGGTTTTCGGGGACTTGAACAAAAAGAGCCCTCTTGGTATGATGCGGGGTGTCAATCTGCTAGAATTGACCCCTAATTTGTTAACCAAGGAGGACTCCATATGGATTGTATAGAAAATCAAAAAATTAATCAAGTCACTGAAAAAACACTTGTCGTCGGTATCGACATTGCGAAGCGTACACATTTCGCTTGTTTTGTGGATGATCGTGGTCGTGTGCTTCAAAAATCATTCTCTGTATCCCAATCTCGGGATGGATTTGAGTCCTTCTATCAACGAATATTAAGGGCCATGAAGGATCATGACAAAACAGAAGTCTTAGTTGGAATAGAACCAACAGGTCATTATTGGCTCAATCTCGCTTATTTCTTGGAGGAGCGTGGGATACCCCTCGTTATAACAAATCCAATGCATGTCAAACGTTCTAAGGAATTAGATGACAATCTTCAAACGAAGAATGACCGTAAAGACGCATTAGTGATCGCAAGACTCTTAAAAGATGGACGCTTTAGCTATCCACGTATTTTAAAAGAAAAAGAAGCTGAACTCCGAGTAGGATCTACTTTTCGAGGGAAATTGACAGAGGAGCTAGGTTCGGTCAAAAACATGATGATCCGATGGTTGGATCGCTATTTTCCTGAGTTCACTCAAGTTTTTCCGTCATTCGGAAAAATGGCCTTGGCCGTACTCGAATGTACTCCATTCCCGAGTGATCTTCACCAGAAACAACCTGATGAGGTATTGGACATTTACCGAAAGGTAGAGGGGTTAAAATCTCCTCAAAGACCAAAAGCGACACAACTCATTCAAGTCGCGGCTCAATCAATTGGAGTAACAGAAGGACGTGAGATGGCCCGTTTTGAAATCGCCACACTCGTTCGTCGTTACCACCAGTTAGAACAAGAAATCGAAAGCATTACTCAGAAATTAGTTGAACTTGTCAAAACATCTGTAGAATATGAATGGCTTACAACAGTTCAAGGATTAGGGGATACGACCATTGTCGATCTTTTAGCTGAAATCGGAAGCTTTTCACACTATAAAGATCCACGCCAACTAATAAAACTCGCGGGATTAACATTACGTGAAAATTCCTCTGGTCAGCATCAAGGCCAAAAGCGTATTTCCAAACGGGGAAGAAGAAAGCTACGTTCCCTCCTTTTCCGAGTGATGATGCCGATGATTCGCCATAATGAAGCCTTTAAAAAGCTACATGATTATTACACAAACCGTAAGGTGAATCCGTTACGCAAGAAGCAATCCATTGTGGTTCTATGCGGAAAGCTATTAAAAGTGTTACATGGAATCTGTACCAAGCACAAAGTGTTCGACGCACAGCGAATGATGAAGGATATCCCTAGTCTCGCAGAGGCTATGTAAAGTTCTACATCTTCTTAACAGACCTAGACAACAGGATGACACGGAGAAGCTGGCATTATTTTTTCCCATTCGACCTCGAGTCCCTTAAGGAGCTTCGCTAGCCTCTGTCTTATGACTAGACCGAACGAAGGAATGTAGGCACACAGATGCCAAGAGACATGGGAGGGTACGTCATCATAAGTTACGCAGAGATCCATTGTGCATCCCATCATTCTCTAGCACTACTTACCATTATTACCCAGTAGTGGCCGCGTAGCGTACCCATAGGATGGAATAGTTTCACATAATATAAAAATATTGTTAGTATGCGTGTCGAAAATTATTTTTTTGACACCCCACCAACGGGTTAAACCGTTGATATATCAACATTTATAGAGGGAGGGGGAAATTTGGGAAGCATACGTAGATATATGAATTTTGTAAAACCATACAGGCGAGAAATTATCTCAACTTTGTTTATCGGGGCCATCAAATTTGCCATACCGCTCCTCATTCCGCTTTTCATTAAATATGTGATTGATGATATCATAGGAAATCGTGAATTATCCACCGATATCAAAATCCATAAGCTTCTTTTTGTACTGGGAGTCATGTTTTTTATTTTTGTCGTATTGCGGCCGCCTGTTGAATATTTTCGACAATATTTAGCCCAAAGCACTGGAAATAGAGTGTTGTATGATATTCGAGACCGACTCTTTGAGCACATTCAAAAGTTAAGCTTTAAATATTATTCTAATCATCGGGCGGGCGAAGTGATTTCCCGGGTAATTAATGATGTAGAACAGACGAAGGATTTTGTGATTACAGGATTGATGAATATTTGGCTCGATTTGGCAACCATTTTCATCGCTGTTGGACTCATGCTGTCGATGGATGTCAAATTGACCATTGTTTCGCTTTTAGTATTTCCTCTTTATGCTTTTTCCGTCAAATATTTTTTTGGAAATTTAAGAAGACTGACAAGAGTGCGTTCGCAGGCGCTGGCAGAAATGCAAGGTTTTCTGCATGAACGAGTGCAGGGAATGCCTGTTATTAAAAGTTTTGCCATCGAGGACTTTGCCCAAGATCAATTCAAAGACCAAAATTCAAATTTTTTGGATAAAGCCCTCTATCAAACGAATTGGACAGCCAAATCATTTGCAGTCGTGAATACCATTACCGATTTAGCTCCTTTGATTGTCATTGCTTATGCCGGGTTTCAAGTGATTCACGGCCATTTATCAGTCGGAACGATGGCCGCATTTATTTCTTATGTAGATCGTTTATACGATCCTTTAAGAAGGCTTGTCAATTCATCTACCACCTTAACTCAGGCCATAGCTTCCATGGACAGAGTGTTTGAGCTGATCGATGAGAAATATGATATTACGGATCGTCCCAATGCCATTGAATGCAAGGATGTAAAAGGAAATATTGTATTTGATCATGTAAGTTTTGCTTACGATGAAAATGAACCGGAAGTGTTGAAAGATATTGATCTTGAGATTAAAGCGGGTGAGACGGTTGCTCTTGTCGGAATGAGCGGAGGGGGCAAATCTTCGCTAGTAAGCTTGATTTCGCGTTTTTACGATGTGACAAAAGGAAGAATTTTATTGGACGGTGTAGACATTCGCGATTTTAAAGTTCGGAGTTTACGTGATCATATCGGAATGGTGCTTCAAGATAATATTTTGTTCAGCGATTCTGTTAAAAACAATATCCTTCTCGGACGTCCGGATGCAAGTGAAGAAGAAGTGATCGCTGCAGCTAAAGCCGCAAACGCTCATGACTTTATTATGAATTTAGTCGATGGATATGACACGAAAGTGGGCGAAAGAGGGGTAAAGCTTTCAGGCGGGCAAAAACAAAGAGTCGCAATTGCCCGAGTGTTTCTGAAAAATCCTCCCATCTTGATATTGGATGAGGCTACTTCAGCGCTTGATTTAGAAAGCGAACATTTAATTCAAGAGGCACTGGAAAAGTTGGCAAAGGATCGGACCACTTTTATTGTTGCTCATCGGCTTTCTACTATAACTCATGCGGATCGAATTATTTTGATTGAAAATGGCCAAGTCGTTGAATCGGGCACTCACGAAGAACTTATGGCAAAACAAGGGAGCTACTATAAACTCTTTCAAGTGCAACAGCTGAATTAGAACGTAATCATGGGATACAGAAGGACTTTTTGAAACAAAAAAAGAAAAAGTCAGGAGAGAATATTTCGTTTCTTCCTGACTTTTACTCGTTTTCTTCTTTTATTTTCACTTCATTTTCCGACTTATGAAAACTTTGGAAGCTGTGAATCAGCATATCCAGATGCTCCACTTGTTCGCCATACTCTAAGATGGAGGTGACGATGTAGAGCAAATGGAAGGATTGGGTATCCTTGCTTCCGGAGTACTCTTCAATAATTTCGTCTAAAAATGCATCCATAAATTCCTTGCGGTTTAAATACACATCATGGACTTCTTCCAGCTCCGTTTTTTTCTTCGCTTTTCCAACAAACTTCAATAATATTTGCTCATGGTAGCTGATTAACGCATCGAGCATTTCTTGAATTCTTTTTTGAAGTTCCTCTGGAAGCTGCTGGATTTCATTTTCATAATGGTGAAGCCGTTTTAAAATCTCAAAGCTTTTTTTGACAGCAATGATCATTTGCCTGTAAATCACAAGTCGGCGATTTTTCGCAGTATGGCTGATTTTAAATGTATTTCTGTCTTCTTTGTACAATTTATATAACTCGTCCGTTTTGTATAATCGCTCGCTAATCTTGGATATGTCGAGTTTCAACAGTTGATAGTCAGAGGCATTTCGAGTGCTCAAGCGAATCCATTTCAAAATGTCCTCTGTCACGTTGTTTATATGCAAAAAAAGTTTCGTCTCATATTTGGGCGGCATAAAAATTAAATTGACGACAAAAGCGGCTAAAATTCCAAGCATAATGGTTCCAAAACGGAGGAGAGCAAATTGGATAAACTGTTCGTTTTGAACTTCCATAATCGCGATAATAGTCACTAGTGCCAAACCGACCGTATTATCAAGTTTTAATTTTAAAATAATGAGAATCGCGACAATAGAAGCCAGACCGACAAATACGATATGGTTGCCGAAGAAAACGACAGTCAGAATGGCAATGGCAGCACCAATCGCATTTCCTTGAACTTGTTCGACAATGGTTTTATAAGATCGATAAATAGTTGGCTGTATTGCAAAAACGGCTTGTATTCCGGCAAAAACAGGAGATGGCAATTGAAGAGCGCGAGCAATGGCCAACGCAAGGACAATCGCAATTCCTGTTTTTAATATGCGGGCACCAAGCTTCATAGCGCATTTTTCCTTTCTTAAGTTTTTACATGTAATGAAAATGGCTTCAAAACGTCAAACGCTGACCTGGGAATGATATTATCTCCCTTTTTATATGATGTTTGATTTTCTCTATTTATCCCTACTTTGAATGTCCTTTTTTGTGATGGATCGTCTGAAACATTATTGTACTATACAATGGAAAAATAAGAATATCAAGAGATGTAGCCTTTTTTGAAAAATAAAATTTTATCCAGTTTTTGCTTTTCATGAATTGGTCATTCTTGTTTTCTAAAGATAAGTAAAACAAAGCGAAAAACGGCGAGATGATTAAAAGGAACGGTCAAGACGGGAGCAGAAGATTTTTTTGAACCTTAATGGAGTAAATGGAATTAGCGTCTATTTAAAACTGAATAAATTTACTGGCGATTTGCCCTTGACCTCCGTTGGCAAATAGCTGAGAATACCGTTTTTTTACGGGGGATAAGAAAAAGCGCCCTGTCAAAGGACGCTTGCAAACATGATAGTCGTTTCAACATGAAACTACCAGTTGGATATTATTTTATTTCTTGAGACATTTTTTCAAAAGCTCGCTCTACTGCTTGGATGGTTGTCCGAATATCTTCTTCCGTATGGGCGAGAGTAATAAACCAAGCTTCATATTTGGAAGGAGCTAGGTTAATGCCTTGATGAAGCATCAGTTTGAAAAAGCGGGCAAACCGTTCACCGTCGCTTGCTTGCGCTTGAGTATAGTTTTCGACTTTTTCATCTGTAAAGTATACCGTAAGCGCACCTTTTAAACGGTTAATCGTAATCGGGATTTGATACGTTTGTGCTGCTTTTAAGATTCCTTCTTCCAACATAGCCCCGAGCCGATCGAGGTATTCATAGACACCGTCTTGCTTTAATACTTCCAAGCAGGCAATTCCCGCCAAAATAGAAGCTGGATTTCCGGCCATCGTTCCTGCTTGATAAGCTGGACCGAGAGGAGCTACTTTTTCCATGATATCCACTCTTCCGCCGTAAGCGCCAATTGGAAGGCCTCCGCCGATAATTTTTCCCATGGCTGTTAAATCAGGAATGACTCCCAGCAAATCTTGAGCTCCCCCGTACATAAAGCGGAATGCCGTAATGACTTCATCGAATATAAGCAGAGCGCCTGCTTTGTGCGTTAATTCTTTCACTTGTTCTAAAAATCCCGGCTTCGGCTCTACGATACCAAAGTTTCCGACAATCGGTTCAACTAATACAGCTGCTACTTCATTGCCCCATTTATCAATGGCTTCACGGAACGATGCGACATCATTGTATGGAACGGTAATGACTTCTTTTGCGATGCTTTCCGGAACGCCCGCTGAATCAGGTGTTCCTAAAGTAGAAGGCCCTGATCCTGCCGCTACTAGCACTAAATCAGAATGTCCGTGATAACATCCTTCGAACTTTATAATTTTGGTTCTTCCGGTGTAGGCTCTTGCGACGCGGATCGTGGTCATCACAGCTTCGGTTCCGCTGTTGACAAAACGAACTTTTTCCAGCGAAGGTATGGCTTCTTTTAACATTTTGGCAAATTTCACTTCAAAAGGAGTCGGCGTTCCGTATAAAACCCCATTTTCCGCTGCTTTTTGAATCGCTTCGGTAATATGGGGGTGGGCATGTCCTGTAATGATAGGACCGTAGGCTGCCAAATAATCAATATATTTATTGCCGTCAACATCCCAAAAATAAGCGCCCTTTGCTTTTTCCATCGCAACAGGTGCTCCACCGCCAACTGCTTTATAGGAGCGGGACGGACTGTTAACGCCGCCGACGATATGTTCCAGCGCTTCTTTATGTAAACGTTCTGAATGGGTAAAGTCCATAAAAGTATTCCTCCTGCCGTGTCATAACTAATATTAAGTGTTTCATATATATTATTACATATTTCCTACCCATTTTCATAAAAATGAAATTTTCAGCGGCAAGCGTTTCAGGATCACTCTTTATCTTCTTCTTTTCGTTTTAATAACATTCTATCGGTCGGTGAAAGGTAACAGGAGGGTTATCGGATGCCGTATTTATTAATGGCCGCAGTGATTATTTGTATGACACTAAGTTTGCGCGAATTGTTTGTTCCTTCTAGATGGAAGTATAAAAAATTGTCTTTTGAAAACTTTCTCTTATTGGGATTATTATATGTGACGATCATGATCGGTTTTGGCCTTCTTTATTTGCTTTTAGAAATGCAAGGTTATGCCATTTTGACCGGAAAAGGAACGTACAGCGAAAGTTTTTTCGAAAAGCTCCATACCTCTCTTTATTTCAGCGGTATTACGTTGTTCACAGTCGGTTACGGAGATTTAGTTCCAAACGGTGTAGGGCGCTGGATTGCGCTAGTGGAGGCATGGCTGGGTTATACCATTCCGGCAGCTTTTGTCGTGAAAACTTTCATTGATTGGGAGAAATAATGTGAAACTTCCATCAGCCGAGCGGATGGTTAGTAGGACTAATTGGATGAATAGGAGACGTTTCCCCCGTCAAGAAAGGAGATTTGCGGGATAAATTCAATTGCAAATTATTTTAAAATTGGATACGCTAAGTTCAAAACGAATGGAGGGATTACATATGACATTGGCAATAGGTGAAGCGGCTCCTGATTTTGAACTTCCGGCCAGCAATGGCGAAAAGGTAAAATTATCGAATTTCAAAGGGAAAAATGTGGTGCTGTATTTTTATCCGAAAGATATGACTCCCGGCTGCACGACAGAAGCGTGTGACTTTCGGGATTATCATGATGAATTTTCCAAATTGAATGCCGTGATTCTGGGAATTAGCACGGATTCTTTGGACAAACATAAAAAATTTATTGAAAAGTACGATTTGCCTTTTTTGCTGTTGGCCGATGAAGACCATCAAGTATGCGAACTTTATGGCGTTTGGAAGTTAAAAAAGAATTTCGGAAAAGAATATATGGGAATCGAGCGTTCGACATTTGTTATTGATCAACAAGGAAGACTTGCAAAAGAATGGAGAAAAGTAAAAGTAAAAGGACATGTTGAAGAAGCGCTGGAATTTATTAAAAATGAGCTCTCGTAGCCTATTTTTAGAATGAGAAGGCAATTGTCCATGCATTATGTAGATTAAAACATACTGTAAAGTAAGGGCATACCTCCTCATGAAATAAATGTTTAGGGCCGGATCCACCGGTCCATTTTTCTTTGAACAAAAATATCGGGAGAAAGCAGCTATTCTTACAAATTTGCTTCAGCGCTTTTCTTATTTGTATTTTCTTCCAGTAAATCATGGTAAAATGGGCGTGGAGGCCAATTAACGATAAGAAATCTAAAATTTCCATAACGGAATAGACAAAATCAAGTGGAGAGGAGCAAAAAAAGTGGAAGTTGTTTTTTCATTTTTTCCGCCGGCTGATTTAAGAGAACAATTAATCAATGAATTTCCCGATTGTCATTTTCAATTTTATCGAAAAATTTCTGAAGCGGAATGGAAAAATGCTGAAGTCATCGTCACATACGGCGAAGATTTGTCAGAAAAAATCATTCATTCATCGCCGCGTCTACGATGGATTATGGTTTGTTCGGCAGGCCTTGAAAAAATGCCGTTTCAAGCTATCAAAGCAAAGAATATCCTCGTGACAAATGCCAGGGGAATTCATAAAATCCCAATGGCTGAATTCACATTAGGTCTCATGCTCCAACATGTTAAAAGATACCCTGAGCTCGCTGATTTCGAAAAACAAAAATTTTGGAATAAAAAACTGCCTTTGCAAGAATTGGCGGAAAAAGAAGTGCTTGTATTGGGGACGGGTGCCATCGGAAGCGAAATTGGCAGGCTTTCCAAAGCATTTCGAATGAAAACAAGCGGAGTTAATCGAAGCGGGAAACCAGTGGACTATTTTGATCGCATCTATACGTTTCAAGATTGGAACATTGCGCTTGGCACGGCCGATTTCATTGTCTCTGTCCTTCCAAGCACGCCGGAAACCCGTTATCTTTTAAGGGAAAATCACTTTCAAACCATGAAAGACACAGCTGTCTTTATCAATATCGGGCGGGGAGACCTTGTAGAAGAAAAAGTGTTGTTAAATGCTGCAAAACAGAATCAAGTGGCCCATATTTATTTGGACGTTTTTGAAAAAGAACCCCTTCCCCCGGAACATGAATTTTGGACATTGAATAATATTACGGTAACGCCGCATATATCAGCGATGTCGAAAAATTACTTGCCAAGAGCGTTTGAAATATTAAAACACAACTTATCTACATATATTACAGGAAGAAAAGATTTTTGGAATGTGGTCGATCTGGACAGGGGGTACTAGCGTTGAAAATTTATACGAAGACAGGAGATAAAGGGACAACTTCGCTTATCTACGGGCAAAGAGTTTCAAAAACCGATGCCCGCGTAGAAGCATATGGGACATGCGATGAGGCGAATACGCTCATTGGTTTATCGCTTAGCTATTTCGTGCATGAATCATTTGACGGAAAAGAAGAAGTAGCAAATGTTTTACAGCAAATTCAAACAGAACTTTTTTACGTTGGTGCAGAATTGGCTACTCCTCCCGAAAAAGAAGTGAAGTGGAAATTAAAAGAAAATAATATCCAATTTCTCGAAAAGATGATTGATCAATGGGATGGGAAATTGGAACCATTAAATAATTTTATTTTGCCCGGGGGCCATCCCG of the Bacillus smithii genome contains:
- the ntdP gene encoding nucleoside tri-diphosphate phosphatase, encoding MVFPAEGETIQIHSYKHDGHIHRIWEETLVLKATERLVIGGNDRTIVTESDGRTWMTREPAICYFHAEHWFNIICMIREDGIYYYCNLSSPFVYDYEALKYIDYDLDIKVFPDMTYSLLDEDEYAEHRKQMGYPDVIDHILKRNVDKLIKWIEQRKGPFAPDFVDIWYDKYLFLNKRRYGV
- a CDS encoding D-2-hydroxyacid dehydrogenase: MEVVFSFFPPADLREQLINEFPDCHFQFYRKISEAEWKNAEVIVTYGEDLSEKIIHSSPRLRWIMVCSAGLEKMPFQAIKAKNILVTNARGIHKIPMAEFTLGLMLQHVKRYPELADFEKQKFWNKKLPLQELAEKEVLVLGTGAIGSEIGRLSKAFRMKTSGVNRSGKPVDYFDRIYTFQDWNIALGTADFIVSVLPSTPETRYLLRENHFQTMKDTAVFINIGRGDLVEEKVLLNAAKQNQVAHIYLDVFEKEPLPPEHEFWTLNNITVTPHISAMSKNYLPRAFEILKHNLSTYITGRKDFWNVVDLDRGY
- a CDS encoding potassium channel family protein, encoding MPYLLMAAVIICMTLSLRELFVPSRWKYKKLSFENFLLLGLLYVTIMIGFGLLYLLLEMQGYAILTGKGTYSESFFEKLHTSLYFSGITLFTVGYGDLVPNGVGRWIALVEAWLGYTIPAAFVVKTFIDWEK
- a CDS encoding IS110 family transposase, which produces MDCIENQKINQVTEKTLVVGIDIAKRTHFACFVDDRGRVLQKSFSVSQSRDGFESFYQRILRAMKDHDKTEVLVGIEPTGHYWLNLAYFLEERGIPLVITNPMHVKRSKELDDNLQTKNDRKDALVIARLLKDGRFSYPRILKEKEAELRVGSTFRGKLTEELGSVKNMMIRWLDRYFPEFTQVFPSFGKMALAVLECTPFPSDLHQKQPDEVLDIYRKVEGLKSPQRPKATQLIQVAAQSIGVTEGREMARFEIATLVRRYHQLEQEIESITQKLVELVKTSVEYEWLTTVQGLGDTTIVDLLAEIGSFSHYKDPRQLIKLAGLTLRENSSGQHQGQKRISKRGRRKLRSLLFRVMMPMIRHNEAFKKLHDYYTNRKVNPLRKKQSIVVLCGKLLKVLHGICTKHKVFDAQRMMKDIPSLAEAM
- a CDS encoding FUSC family protein; the protein is MKLGARILKTGIAIVLALAIARALQLPSPVFAGIQAVFAIQPTIYRSYKTIVEQVQGNAIGAAIAILTVVFFGNHIVFVGLASIVAILIILKLKLDNTVGLALVTIIAIMEVQNEQFIQFALLRFGTIMLGILAAFVVNLIFMPPKYETKLFLHINNVTEDILKWIRLSTRNASDYQLLKLDISKISERLYKTDELYKLYKEDRNTFKISHTAKNRRLVIYRQMIIAVKKSFEILKRLHHYENEIQQLPEELQKRIQEMLDALISYHEQILLKFVGKAKKKTELEEVHDVYLNRKEFMDAFLDEIIEEYSGSKDTQSFHLLYIVTSILEYGEQVEHLDMLIHSFQSFHKSENEVKIKEENE
- a CDS encoding YgaB family protein, yielding MMLDRFDVLVKEQMKTMEKLLLLQQEIERCQLMEKELKELQDIAGMENLESEMDEMRKKLKEIQKVFEAQTDEVIRTYQEQTGVKL
- a CDS encoding cob(I)yrinic acid a,c-diamide adenosyltransferase, yielding MKIYTKTGDKGTTSLIYGQRVSKTDARVEAYGTCDEANTLIGLSLSYFVHESFDGKEEVANVLQQIQTELFYVGAELATPPEKEVKWKLKENNIQFLEKMIDQWDGKLEPLNNFILPGGHPAGAALHAARSVVRRAERKAVKVEKVNPLVLAYLNRLSDLLFVAARYINAKLGQKEKKLSIES
- a CDS encoding glutamate-1-semialdehyde 2,1-aminomutase; the encoded protein is MDFTHSERLHKEALEHIVGGVNSPSRSYKAVGGGAPVAMEKAKGAYFWDVDGNKYIDYLAAYGPIITGHAHPHITEAIQKAAENGVLYGTPTPFEVKFAKMLKEAIPSLEKVRFVNSGTEAVMTTIRVARAYTGRTKIIKFEGCYHGHSDLVLVAAGSGPSTLGTPDSAGVPESIAKEVITVPYNDVASFREAIDKWGNEVAAVLVEPIVGNFGIVEPKPGFLEQVKELTHKAGALLIFDEVITAFRFMYGGAQDLLGVIPDLTAMGKIIGGGLPIGAYGGRVDIMEKVAPLGPAYQAGTMAGNPASILAGIACLEVLKQDGVYEYLDRLGAMLEEGILKAAQTYQIPITINRLKGALTVYFTDEKVENYTQAQASDGERFARFFKLMLHQGINLAPSKYEAWFITLAHTEEDIRTTIQAVERAFEKMSQEIK
- the bcp gene encoding thioredoxin-dependent thiol peroxidase, translating into MTLAIGEAAPDFELPASNGEKVKLSNFKGKNVVLYFYPKDMTPGCTTEACDFRDYHDEFSKLNAVILGISTDSLDKHKKFIEKYDLPFLLLADEDHQVCELYGVWKLKKNFGKEYMGIERSTFVIDQQGRLAKEWRKVKVKGHVEEALEFIKNELS
- a CDS encoding ABC transporter ATP-binding protein, translated to MGSIRRYMNFVKPYRREIISTLFIGAIKFAIPLLIPLFIKYVIDDIIGNRELSTDIKIHKLLFVLGVMFFIFVVLRPPVEYFRQYLAQSTGNRVLYDIRDRLFEHIQKLSFKYYSNHRAGEVISRVINDVEQTKDFVITGLMNIWLDLATIFIAVGLMLSMDVKLTIVSLLVFPLYAFSVKYFFGNLRRLTRVRSQALAEMQGFLHERVQGMPVIKSFAIEDFAQDQFKDQNSNFLDKALYQTNWTAKSFAVVNTITDLAPLIVIAYAGFQVIHGHLSVGTMAAFISYVDRLYDPLRRLVNSSTTLTQAIASMDRVFELIDEKYDITDRPNAIECKDVKGNIVFDHVSFAYDENEPEVLKDIDLEIKAGETVALVGMSGGGKSSLVSLISRFYDVTKGRILLDGVDIRDFKVRSLRDHIGMVLQDNILFSDSVKNNILLGRPDASEEEVIAAAKAANAHDFIMNLVDGYDTKVGERGVKLSGGQKQRVAIARVFLKNPPILILDEATSALDLESEHLIQEALEKLAKDRTTFIVAHRLSTITHADRIILIENGQVVESGTHEELMAKQGSYYKLFQVQQLN